A single window of Paenibacillus sp. FSL H8-0537 DNA harbors:
- a CDS encoding VTT domain-containing protein yields the protein MLKWVSAIIYALLLVTVFIYKNNLLEWLQNDTPSVFIVFLVALFLVLVPVVPFKIMIALLGYMYGPLLGALISWLAASLAAIIVFLLARYLFLEQGKAFLRKFNQLDKLQATMEKRPFLTILTARLIPIIPHMVVNIYPAVTSVRLIPYAIASALGKIPFMLLFAYMGQNMFKDWASFALFASVYAAFFAISYGGYRLWLKRQ from the coding sequence ATGCTGAAATGGGTTTCCGCCATCATTTATGCTTTATTGCTCGTCACCGTTTTTATATACAAAAACAATCTGCTCGAATGGCTGCAAAATGACACGCCATCTGTATTTATCGTCTTTCTCGTCGCTCTGTTCCTCGTGCTCGTCCCCGTCGTTCCATTCAAGATCATGATTGCCCTGCTCGGTTATATGTACGGTCCGCTGCTTGGGGCATTAATTAGCTGGCTGGCCGCTTCACTTGCTGCCATCATCGTATTTCTGCTGGCGCGCTATCTCTTCCTAGAGCAAGGAAAAGCCTTCCTCCGTAAGTTCAACCAACTGGATAAGCTTCAGGCAACGATGGAAAAACGGCCGTTTCTAACGATTTTGACAGCGCGTTTAATTCCGATCATTCCCCATATGGTCGTCAATATTTATCCTGCGGTCACTTCTGTACGGCTAATTCCGTATGCCATCGCATCGGCTCTTGGCAAAATCCCGTTTATGCTGCTATTCGCTTATATGGGACAAAATATGTTTAAAGACTGGGCGAGCTTCGCGTTATTCGCCAGCGTATACGCCGCCTTTTTCGCCATATCTTATGGCGGTTACCGCCTGTGGTTAAAAAGACAATGA
- a CDS encoding substrate-binding domain-containing protein, whose product MKEREWSTIILAAILISFPIMFFTWIIYAIVMLSTGSKLYGALVIAASALINIFYLLAYIDVLKEKVFWSLCGSAILVIAISFVLGWRYEQYVEKLKIVDDQAINMSNYEPFREGTKAVSLPEPAPLKIRSKLPQLDGSTALYPMYAAFVQAVYKQKEYPYYGQDSEVQVNGTEDAYNRLIKGEADIIFAPAPSKDQEAQAKAAGVELTLTPIGYEAFIFFVNSRNEVQNLTLEQIQGIYAGELTNWKQFGGANEKIRPFQRRENSGSQTMLQKMMKDKQLMEPAKEDVNSGMGDIIKQTANYRNYKNAIGFSFLFYATEMVHEQQIHLLKINGVEANRENISNGTYPLTAPFYAITAGSDNPKVQPFVDWILSPQGQYLIEKTGYTPLKSELNSARR is encoded by the coding sequence TTGAAAGAGAGAGAGTGGAGTACCATTATTTTAGCTGCGATACTTATTAGCTTTCCGATTATGTTCTTTACTTGGATCATTTATGCTATTGTGATGCTGTCAACAGGCTCGAAATTATATGGAGCATTAGTCATTGCGGCTTCTGCGCTTATAAATATCTTTTATTTGCTAGCTTATATTGATGTCTTAAAAGAAAAGGTTTTCTGGTCATTGTGCGGTTCAGCAATCTTAGTCATTGCAATATCCTTTGTGCTCGGATGGAGATATGAACAATACGTAGAGAAGCTGAAAATCGTCGATGATCAAGCGATAAATATGAGTAATTATGAACCTTTCCGAGAGGGGACGAAGGCGGTTTCCCTACCAGAGCCGGCACCGCTCAAGATCCGCAGTAAGCTTCCACAACTGGATGGCTCAACCGCCCTATATCCGATGTATGCGGCATTCGTTCAGGCGGTATATAAGCAAAAGGAATATCCCTACTATGGGCAGGACAGCGAGGTTCAGGTGAACGGTACAGAGGATGCCTATAATCGCTTAATTAAAGGCGAGGCTGATATTATTTTTGCACCTGCACCGTCCAAGGATCAGGAAGCACAGGCAAAAGCCGCAGGTGTGGAGCTTACGCTGACGCCGATTGGCTATGAGGCTTTTATCTTTTTCGTGAACAGCCGCAATGAGGTGCAGAACCTGACGCTGGAGCAGATTCAGGGCATTTATGCAGGAGAGCTCACGAACTGGAAGCAGTTTGGGGGAGCGAATGAGAAAATTCGGCCGTTCCAGCGCCGAGAGAACAGCGGCAGCCAGACGATGCTGCAAAAAATGATGAAGGATAAGCAGCTGATGGAGCCTGCGAAAGAAGATGTTAATTCCGGGATGGGCGATATCATTAAACAAACCGCAAACTACCGTAATTATAAAAATGCAATCGGCTTTTCGTTCCTTTTCTACGCCACCGAAATGGTGCACGAGCAGCAAATCCATCTGCTGAAAATAAACGGCGTGGAGGCGAACCGCGAGAACATTAGCAACGGTACATATCCGCTAACAGCACCGTTCTATGCCATTACCGCAGGCAGCGACAATCCCAAAGTGCAGCCGTTTGTTGACTGGATTTTATCGCCGCAGGGTCAATATTTGATTGAGAAAACAGGGTATACACCGCTTAAGTCGGAGTTAAACTCTGCACGAAGATAG
- a CDS encoding LacI family DNA-binding transcriptional regulator → MVTIKDIAKAAGVSPSTVSRVVSKHPRISKETADKVKRIMTEMGYHPNAMAKSLVSKTTNTLAIMLPRPAEELFQDFFFGELLRGILTHSTRAGYDMLLTTATGEHDEIETISRLVLGRRVDGVILLSARVKDPLIHYLNEQQFPSVLIGRTDDSNPHILTVNNNNVQAAYDAAQHLILQGHERIGFVSGPRNLTVSFDRMEGYRQALANAGLKLNMEWVVEGEFLQESGFRAMSFLMEMPDRPTALIVIDDVVAFGVLRGLTELGYSVPDDICIVSFNNIALSELATPPISSTDIGTYQLGYTASQKLVRLIQDEPIHQSSTIIPHRLIVRESSMHVPVKKG, encoded by the coding sequence ATGGTAACGATAAAAGATATTGCAAAAGCGGCAGGGGTGTCTCCTTCGACCGTATCAAGGGTCGTCTCTAAGCACCCCCGCATTAGTAAAGAAACAGCAGATAAAGTAAAACGAATTATGACGGAAATGGGCTACCATCCCAATGCGATGGCTAAAAGCCTTGTCTCCAAAACAACGAATACACTGGCTATTATGCTGCCAAGGCCTGCGGAGGAGCTGTTCCAGGACTTTTTCTTCGGGGAGCTGCTGCGGGGCATACTGACTCATTCCACTAGAGCCGGTTATGACATGCTGCTGACAACCGCTACTGGCGAGCATGATGAAATCGAAACGATATCAAGGCTCGTCCTTGGGCGCCGGGTTGATGGCGTCATTCTTCTATCCGCACGCGTCAAAGATCCGCTCATTCATTATTTGAATGAGCAGCAATTTCCGAGCGTGCTGATTGGACGTACAGACGATTCGAATCCGCATATTTTAACGGTCAACAACAATAATGTGCAGGCGGCTTATGATGCGGCCCAGCATTTGATTTTGCAAGGCCATGAGCGAATTGGCTTTGTTAGCGGACCGCGCAATTTGACCGTTTCCTTCGACCGAATGGAGGGGTATCGCCAAGCCTTAGCTAACGCTGGGCTGAAGCTGAATATGGAATGGGTTGTTGAGGGCGAATTTTTGCAGGAAAGCGGGTTTCGGGCAATGTCTTTTCTCATGGAAATGCCAGACCGTCCTACCGCGCTCATCGTCATTGATGATGTGGTCGCCTTCGGCGTACTGCGCGGACTTACCGAGCTGGGCTATTCCGTTCCAGACGATATTTGCATTGTAAGCTTTAACAATATCGCTCTCTCAGAGCTTGCCACGCCTCCGATCAGCTCCACCGATATCGGTACTTATCAGCTTGGCTACACCGCCTCGCAGAAGCTTGTCCGTCTCATCCAAGACGAGCCGATTCACCAATCGAGCACCATTATTCCGCATCGGTTGATCGTCCGCGAATCCTCGATGCATGTTCCTGTTAAGAAGGGCTGA
- a CDS encoding maltose ABC transporter substrate-binding protein — MMKKWLGVFIVCVLVFALAACGNTGNGSNNVSAPEASSTPAEPGGSNAVNEEEGELLPEDGASLVIWEGKSQRAFVEALAQEFTEQYGVPVKLEEVENPDQVTKLTTDGPAGLGADIVVFPHDQIGRAASAGLVLPNDWFGEETAGENDPNAVSAVTFEEILYGYPRSVETYALLYNKKLVPTAPKTFDEVITFSKTFNDPKKNKYTIMWELQQFYYDYAFLATTGGYMFGSNNTDKEDIGLNNEGAVEGAKFLASLKESLLPLNTGDITFDIKKGLFIEGSLAMDINGPWALADYKAAGIELGVAPLPSINGNPTTSFSGVQGYYVNAFTKYPNASKLFARFLSTKESQLRNFEMNGTIPANLEAVQDPKIQNDEITKAFYEQFSHSTPMPAIPQMASVWGPITAGIADIWDGGKDVKASLDNSVAQIKDAIASQ; from the coding sequence ATGATGAAGAAATGGTTGGGAGTATTTATCGTCTGTGTACTCGTGTTTGCTTTGGCAGCATGCGGCAATACGGGGAATGGCAGCAATAACGTGAGTGCGCCGGAAGCTTCCTCTACACCTGCAGAGCCAGGGGGGAGCAACGCTGTTAATGAGGAGGAGGGCGAGCTGCTGCCGGAGGATGGAGCAAGTCTCGTTATCTGGGAAGGCAAATCCCAGCGCGCGTTTGTAGAAGCTTTGGCGCAGGAGTTTACGGAGCAATACGGCGTTCCCGTCAAGCTGGAGGAGGTTGAAAATCCGGATCAGGTGACGAAGCTGACGACGGATGGGCCAGCGGGGCTGGGAGCGGACATTGTTGTATTCCCGCATGATCAGATCGGGCGGGCCGCTTCTGCCGGTCTCGTGCTGCCGAATGATTGGTTTGGGGAAGAAACGGCAGGCGAAAATGATCCCAATGCAGTAAGCGCGGTAACCTTTGAGGAGATCCTCTATGGCTATCCGCGTTCCGTCGAAACGTATGCGCTGCTTTACAACAAAAAACTCGTTCCAACAGCTCCAAAAACGTTCGACGAAGTCATCACATTTAGCAAAACGTTTAATGATCCGAAAAAAAATAAATATACGATTATGTGGGAGCTTCAGCAATTTTATTATGATTATGCCTTTCTTGCCACAACCGGCGGATATATGTTCGGCAGCAATAATACAGATAAAGAAGACATTGGCCTAAACAATGAAGGCGCAGTAGAGGGAGCCAAGTTCCTTGCTTCGCTGAAGGAAAGCCTGCTGCCGCTCAATACAGGCGATATTACATTTGATATTAAAAAGGGTCTGTTCATCGAAGGCTCCTTGGCGATGGATATTAACGGGCCATGGGCGCTTGCTGATTACAAGGCTGCCGGAATCGAGCTTGGCGTAGCGCCGCTGCCATCGATCAATGGAAACCCAACGACCTCGTTCTCGGGCGTCCAAGGCTATTATGTAAACGCATTTACGAAATATCCGAATGCATCTAAGCTGTTTGCACGATTCCTGTCTACGAAAGAGTCCCAGCTTCGCAACTTTGAAATGAACGGTACGATTCCGGCAAATTTAGAAGCGGTCCAAGACCCTAAAATTCAAAATGATGAAATTACGAAAGCTTTTTATGAGCAGTTTTCCCATTCTACGCCAATGCCAGCTATTCCGCAAATGGCAAGTGTATGGGGGCCGATAACGGCCGGCATTGCTGATATTTGGGACGGGGGAAAAGATGTGAAGGCTTCTCTCGACAACTCGGTAGCACAAATTAAAGATGCCATTGCCAGCCAATAA
- a CDS encoding ABC transporter permease subunit, whose amino-acid sequence MKQHRTIAVLLSIVLQGLGQIYNRQWLKGILFMLLEVAGFIYIAPRLGGAIWGLVTLGEKTQKFVKVGKMAQMVKGDHSIFLILDGLILLFLVFVLLGVYAWNITDAYRSGKLRDELKPVRTFRHSYEHATTFYFPYFMLALPALGVLFFTIMPIVFTVMLAFTNYSAPDHIPPAKLVDWVGFKTFTDLVKMKSWSHTFVGVLIWTIIWAVLATVTTYFGGILVALLIEQKGIRFKKLWRTIFIIPYAIPQLISLLVMKNLFNGQFGPINQYLGYFGLGGLPWLTDPFWAKVTVITVNMWIGIPVSMVLILGILTSIPRDLYEAADVDGASTLQKFRIITMPFILFSTMPILIMQFAGNINNFNVIFLLTGGNPAKGDYQFAGATDLLITWLYKLTLDNNKYNVASAVGIIIFLIVAIFSIWNFRRSKSFKEEDMIQ is encoded by the coding sequence ATGAAGCAGCATCGCACAATTGCTGTACTATTATCGATCGTGCTGCAAGGTTTGGGACAAATTTATAACCGGCAGTGGTTAAAGGGCATTCTTTTTATGCTGCTTGAGGTGGCGGGGTTCATCTATATTGCACCACGTCTCGGTGGGGCGATCTGGGGCCTTGTTACTTTAGGCGAGAAGACGCAGAAATTTGTGAAGGTTGGCAAAATGGCGCAAATGGTCAAGGGCGACCATTCGATTTTTTTAATATTGGACGGGTTAATTCTATTATTTCTCGTATTTGTGCTGCTGGGCGTGTATGCGTGGAATATTACGGATGCTTATCGGAGCGGCAAGCTGCGGGATGAGTTGAAGCCTGTCAGAACGTTCAGGCATTCGTATGAGCATGCAACGACCTTTTATTTTCCTTATTTTATGCTCGCGCTTCCGGCGCTGGGCGTGCTTTTTTTCACGATTATGCCTATCGTGTTTACGGTCATGCTCGCTTTTACAAACTATTCGGCTCCTGATCATATTCCGCCAGCGAAGCTTGTCGATTGGGTAGGGTTCAAGACGTTTACCGATCTTGTGAAAATGAAGTCATGGAGCCACACGTTTGTAGGCGTGCTGATCTGGACGATTATTTGGGCCGTCCTGGCGACGGTGACGACTTATTTTGGCGGAATTCTCGTTGCCCTGCTGATAGAGCAGAAGGGTATTCGCTTCAAGAAGCTGTGGCGCACGATTTTTATCATTCCGTATGCGATTCCGCAGCTCATTTCATTACTGGTCATGAAAAATTTATTTAATGGCCAATTCGGGCCGATTAATCAATATTTAGGCTACTTTGGACTCGGCGGACTGCCGTGGCTCACCGATCCTTTCTGGGCCAAGGTGACGGTCATTACCGTCAATATGTGGATTGGCATACCTGTCAGCATGGTGCTTATACTTGGCATTTTGACCTCGATTCCCCGTGATTTGTATGAGGCTGCTGATGTGGATGGGGCGTCGACGCTGCAAAAATTCCGCATTATTACGATGCCGTTTATTTTGTTTTCGACGATGCCGATCTTGATTATGCAGTTTGCAGGCAATATTAATAACTTTAATGTGATTTTCCTCCTGACGGGCGGAAATCCAGCGAAGGGCGATTACCAGTTTGCTGGTGCGACCGACCTGCTGATTACTTGGCTTTATAAACTGACGCTCGATAACAATAAATATAATGTGGCTTCGGCCGTTGGCATTATTATCTTTTTAATCGTGGCTATTTTCTCGATCTGGAATTTCCGGCGCTCGAAATCGTTTAAAGAGGAGGATATGATCCAATGA
- a CDS encoding sugar ABC transporter permease has protein sequence MRKWKSNARLTLSYALLLLISVVAIYPALWVVLSSLRPGGSLYSEHFWPRQFTLVHYAELFTSKAYLYGAWYLNTLKIAVVTMILSTILVTLSMYALSRFRFRGRKTALTVMLVLGMFPSFMSLIAIYIILLQLNLLDTHMALILVYSAGAALGGFIVKGFFDTIPRSLDEAARIDGASHLQVFAKIMLPLSKPMLTYVALTSFTGVWGDFIFARLVLRTKENWTVAVGMWDLVNSLQNSNFTMFAAGSVLIAIPITLLFIFLQRFLVQGLTSGASKG, from the coding sequence ATGAGAAAATGGAAAAGCAATGCCCGTCTGACCTTGAGCTATGCGCTGCTGCTGTTGATTTCGGTGGTCGCAATCTATCCGGCACTGTGGGTCGTTCTGTCTTCGCTGCGCCCGGGAGGCTCGCTGTACAGTGAACATTTTTGGCCTAGGCAATTTACGCTCGTTCATTATGCGGAGCTATTTACCAGCAAGGCCTATCTATATGGCGCGTGGTATTTGAATACGCTGAAAATTGCCGTGGTCACGATGATTTTATCGACGATACTCGTAACGCTCAGCATGTACGCTCTATCGCGGTTTCGCTTTCGCGGGCGCAAGACAGCCTTGACGGTTATGCTCGTGCTCGGGATGTTTCCGAGTTTTATGAGCCTGATTGCGATCTATATCATATTGCTGCAATTAAATTTGCTTGATACGCATATGGCGCTTATTCTGGTCTATTCGGCGGGGGCCGCGCTGGGCGGATTTATTGTAAAGGGCTTCTTTGACACGATTCCCCGCAGCTTGGATGAGGCGGCCAGAATAGACGGAGCCTCGCATTTGCAGGTGTTTGCGAAAATCATGCTGCCGTTGTCGAAGCCAATGCTCACCTACGTGGCGCTGACCTCGTTTACTGGCGTATGGGGCGATTTTATTTTCGCAAGGCTGGTGCTGCGTACGAAGGAAAACTGGACAGTGGCGGTGGGAATGTGGGATTTGGTCAATTCGCTGCAAAATAGCAATTTCACGATGTTCGCTGCTGGCTCTGTACTCATTGCGATACCGATTACGCTGCTATTCATCTTTCTCCAGCGTTTTCTCGTACAGGGACTCACCTCTGGCGCATCGAAGGGGTGA
- a CDS encoding alpha-amylase family glycosyl hydrolase, translated as MWRSVHGGMGASVRKAGLVVFVLLVLLVAACSTNSSSSSSSSSSASTSPDSGPGPSLSPMPSGSPEVDSYEVDEQPSTVYYEIFVRSFYDTNGDGIGDLNGVTAKLDYLQQLGIGGIWLMPIQSSPSYHGYDVTDYYAINPDYGTQEDLQRLLAEAHKRDIKVIMDLVVNHTSTEHPWFKQATEDAASPYRSWYHFADKDEKVQEDGAVGGKPWHAAGSSRYLGVFWEGMPDLNFDEPGVREEMIQIGRFWLKQGLDGFRLDAAKHIYGDFTSTVNSDAVKKNNQRWWQQFRSGLSEVNPGAFLIGEVWDSVTVVAPYLEVAFDSAFNFDLAGKLLRAASSESDPDAAFSLQRAYKLYGDASGGAFTDASFLSNHDQNRVMSVLNGNVAHAKTAASLLLTLPGNPFIYYGEEIGMKGMKPDERIREPMLWHSSLDGGKGQTTWENSSSNADPSLVSVESQLNDEQSLLAHYQMLIGWRNELPALRDGGIEEYRLDSPISQVSSYVRATAKERVLVLINLSKEKQLVKLHEQEPFGSFNKVIRGSHKGVEMQDGLISLPPYSVFIVK; from the coding sequence ATGTGGAGAAGCGTTCATGGGGGAATGGGCGCCAGCGTGCGCAAGGCTGGTTTAGTTGTTTTTGTTCTGCTGGTGCTGCTCGTTGCCGCTTGCAGTACCAACTCAAGCTCAAGCTCCAGCTCTAGCTCTAGCGCGAGCACCAGTCCCGATTCCGGTCCTGGTCCCAGTCTCAGCCCCATGCCTAGCGGCAGTCCAGAAGTTGATAGCTATGAAGTGGATGAACAGCCCTCCACTGTCTATTATGAAATATTTGTGCGGTCGTTCTATGATACCAATGGCGATGGCATCGGCGATTTGAACGGCGTAACCGCAAAGCTGGATTATTTGCAGCAGCTTGGTATAGGCGGCATTTGGCTTATGCCCATTCAGTCCTCCCCAAGCTATCATGGTTATGATGTGACGGACTATTATGCGATAAATCCCGATTATGGGACGCAGGAGGACTTGCAGAGACTTCTGGCAGAGGCGCATAAGCGGGATATCAAAGTTATTATGGATTTGGTCGTAAACCATACAAGCACGGAGCATCCGTGGTTTAAGCAGGCAACGGAGGATGCTGCAAGCCCTTATCGAAGCTGGTATCATTTTGCTGACAAGGATGAGAAGGTGCAGGAGGATGGGGCAGTTGGGGGCAAGCCATGGCATGCTGCCGGTAGCAGCCGTTATTTGGGTGTTTTTTGGGAAGGGATGCCGGATTTGAATTTTGATGAGCCTGGCGTTAGAGAAGAGATGATCCAGATTGGGCGGTTTTGGTTGAAGCAGGGCCTAGATGGTTTTAGGCTCGATGCTGCTAAGCATATATATGGCGATTTTACTTCTACAGTGAACAGTGATGCTGTGAAAAAGAACAACCAGCGCTGGTGGCAGCAATTTCGCAGCGGACTTTCGGAGGTGAATCCGGGCGCTTTTCTCATTGGCGAGGTATGGGATTCAGTGACGGTTGTTGCGCCTTATCTGGAGGTGGCATTTGATTCGGCTTTCAACTTTGACTTGGCCGGGAAGCTGCTCCGTGCAGCAAGCTCCGAGAGCGACCCTGATGCTGCTTTTTCGCTGCAACGGGCCTATAAGCTGTACGGAGATGCTTCAGGAGGTGCGTTCACCGATGCTTCGTTTCTGAGCAACCATGATCAAAATCGTGTGATGTCGGTGTTGAATGGAAATGTGGCGCATGCGAAGACAGCGGCTTCCTTGCTGCTGACACTGCCGGGCAATCCCTTCATCTATTATGGGGAAGAGATCGGAATGAAGGGCATGAAGCCGGATGAGCGTATTCGCGAGCCGATGCTTTGGCACTCCTCCTTAGATGGCGGTAAAGGACAAACGACTTGGGAGAATTCCAGCTCCAATGCCGACCCGAGCCTGGTGTCAGTGGAATCACAGCTCAATGATGAGCAATCGCTGCTGGCCCATTATCAAATGCTGATCGGCTGGCGTAATGAGCTGCCCGCCCTGCGTGACGGCGGCATAGAGGAATATCGTCTTGATTCGCCGATAAGTCAGGTTAGCTCGTATGTAAGGGCAACTGCGAAGGAACGGGTGCTGGTGCTAATTAACTTGTCGAAGGAAAAGCAGCTTGTTAAACTGCATGAGCAGGAGCCTTTCGGCTCTTTCAACAAGGTAATACGTGGCAGCCATAAGGGTGTGGAGATGCAAGATGGGCTCATAAGTCTGCCGCCATATAGTGTGTTTATTGTAAAATGA
- a CDS encoding alpha-glycosidase — protein sequence MLLEAIYHRPKQNWAYAYDGKTLHIRLRTKKGDMDHVHAIVGDKYAWEETQELIEMSLLSSDALFDYWEAAVIPPFRRLRYAFQLTSGPEQLILTESGFHGTMPENSNSFFDYPFINPVDVFAPPAWVKDAVFYQIFPERFANGDAALNPKATEAWGGDPTPRNFFGGDLQGVIDHLDYLGELGINAIYFNPLFEATTNHKYDTADYMKVDAHFGTNEKLKELVDACHQRGIRVLLDAVFNHSGRTFPPFVDALERGAESPYADWFHVREWPLRVVDGIPTYETFAFEPLMPKLNTEHPDVKEYLFKAARYWIEEIGIDGWRLDVANEVDHQFWREFRAIVKKANPEAYILGEIWHDSMMWLQGDQFDAVMNYPFTNAVLDFFAYQKIDASAFTSALGAQIAAYPQQVTETAFNLLGSHDTPRLLTVCGDELGAMKLATLFKLTYPGVPCIYYGDEIGLNGGGDPECRKCMVWEPEEQNALLLDFFKQAIALRRSHAALRSAAIRFIHADETKRIIVYERRSGDERIVIAMNAEAEPAEVSFRVEDKAVGQASREVAASKDESSVELVNSTEDVQDVIRRYEWLSLLHDSPQAHNAKSGSITLQLPAYGYEVLLQQKLQ from the coding sequence ATGTTATTGGAAGCTATTTATCATCGGCCAAAGCAAAACTGGGCATATGCCTATGACGGGAAGACGCTGCATATCCGCCTGCGCACCAAAAAAGGCGATATGGACCACGTCCACGCCATCGTTGGCGACAAATATGCCTGGGAGGAAACTCAGGAACTGATTGAGATGTCGCTGCTATCGTCCGACGCCTTGTTTGATTATTGGGAGGCTGCGGTAATCCCGCCTTTTCGCAGGCTGCGATACGCCTTCCAGCTGACTAGCGGCCCGGAGCAGCTTATATTGACGGAGTCGGGCTTTCATGGGACGATGCCGGAAAACTCGAACAGCTTTTTTGACTATCCGTTTATTAATCCCGTTGACGTATTCGCTCCTCCTGCATGGGTGAAGGATGCCGTATTTTATCAAATTTTTCCCGAACGGTTCGCAAACGGCGATGCTGCTTTGAATCCCAAAGCGACTGAGGCTTGGGGCGGCGATCCGACGCCACGCAATTTTTTTGGAGGCGATCTTCAGGGAGTCATTGACCATCTGGACTACCTAGGTGAGCTTGGCATAAACGCTATTTATTTCAATCCTTTATTTGAAGCTACGACTAACCACAAATACGATACCGCAGATTATATGAAGGTAGATGCGCATTTCGGTACGAATGAGAAGCTCAAGGAGCTAGTGGATGCCTGCCATCAGCGGGGCATACGCGTGCTGCTTGATGCGGTATTCAATCATTCCGGACGAACGTTTCCGCCATTCGTTGATGCGCTTGAGCGCGGCGCCGAATCGCCTTACGCCGATTGGTTTCATGTGCGGGAATGGCCTTTACGTGTAGTAGACGGCATACCCACCTATGAAACGTTCGCCTTCGAGCCGCTGATGCCAAAGCTCAATACCGAGCATCCCGATGTTAAGGAATACCTGTTTAAGGCCGCCCGCTACTGGATTGAGGAAATCGGAATCGACGGATGGCGGCTCGATGTGGCCAATGAGGTGGATCATCAGTTTTGGCGCGAGTTCCGAGCCATCGTGAAAAAAGCGAATCCCGAAGCCTACATTCTCGGTGAAATTTGGCATGATTCAATGATGTGGCTGCAGGGCGATCAATTTGACGCCGTCATGAATTACCCGTTTACGAATGCTGTGCTCGATTTTTTCGCCTATCAGAAGATTGACGCTTCCGCTTTCACTAGCGCCCTCGGAGCGCAGATCGCTGCTTATCCGCAGCAGGTAACCGAAACAGCCTTCAATTTGCTAGGCAGCCACGATACGCCAAGACTATTGACGGTTTGCGGAGACGAGCTCGGCGCGATGAAGCTGGCTACCCTGTTCAAGCTGACCTATCCCGGCGTTCCCTGCATTTATTATGGCGATGAAATCGGTTTGAATGGCGGAGGTGATCCCGAATGCCGCAAATGCATGGTGTGGGAGCCAGAGGAACAGAACGCTTTGCTGCTGGATTTCTTTAAGCAAGCGATTGCCCTGCGCCGCAGCCATGCTGCTCTTCGCAGCGCAGCCATTCGCTTCATTCACGCCGATGAAACAAAGCGCATCATCGTTTATGAGCGCCGTTCAGGCGATGAGCGAATCGTTATTGCGATGAATGCCGAAGCCGAGCCGGCCGAGGTGAGCTTTCGCGTAGAAGATAAAGCGGTTGGCCAAGCGTCGCGGGAGGTTGCCGCAAGCAAGGACGAAAGCAGTGTAGAGCTGGTTAACTCAACAGAAGACGTCCAAGATGTAATCCGTCGTTATGAATGGCTGTCTTTGCTTCACGATTCTCCACAAGCACATAATGCAAAATCCGGCAGCATTACTTTGCAGCTGCCAGCTTATGGCTATGAGGTGCTGCTGCAACAAAAGCTGCAATAG
- the trxB gene encoding thioredoxin-disulfide reductase, whose amino-acid sequence MHKTIIIGTGPAGLTAAIYLARANMEPLVIEGWQPGGQLTTTTEIENFPGFPDGILGSELMSNMRKQAQRFGATFRTGSVKSVDFSKRPYTLDVEGIGELQAESVIISTGASAKYLGIPGEQENIGRGVSTCATCDGFFFRGKKILVVGGGDSAMEESVFLTRFASEVTVVNRRSELRASKIMQDRARDNDKISWSLDRTPLEVAAGDTGLQGLKVRNNETGEEELIEADGVFITIGHTPNTGFLGGQIDTDDQGYIIVKPGTAETNIPGVFACGDVQDRQYRQAITAAGSGCMAALDAERFLEAQAHVASVHA is encoded by the coding sequence ATGCATAAAACAATCATTATCGGTACTGGACCTGCGGGACTAACCGCTGCTATTTATTTGGCTCGCGCCAACATGGAGCCGCTCGTTATTGAAGGCTGGCAGCCAGGCGGTCAACTGACGACGACGACCGAAATCGAAAATTTCCCCGGCTTCCCTGACGGCATTCTCGGCAGCGAGCTGATGTCCAATATGCGCAAGCAAGCACAGCGCTTCGGTGCTACGTTCCGCACTGGCTCTGTGAAAAGCGTAGATTTCAGCAAACGCCCTTATACGCTCGATGTGGAAGGAATCGGCGAGCTGCAGGCTGAATCGGTCATTATTTCAACCGGCGCTTCGGCGAAATATCTCGGTATTCCGGGCGAGCAGGAGAACATTGGACGCGGCGTCAGCACATGCGCAACCTGCGATGGTTTCTTTTTCCGGGGCAAAAAAATTCTCGTTGTCGGCGGAGGCGACTCCGCTATGGAGGAATCGGTGTTCCTGACTCGCTTCGCGTCGGAAGTAACGGTCGTTAACCGCCGTTCCGAGCTGCGCGCTTCGAAAATCATGCAGGACCGCGCTCGCGACAATGACAAAATCTCCTGGAGCCTCGACCGCACCCCGCTTGAGGTAGCAGCCGGAGATACAGGACTTCAAGGCCTTAAAGTGCGCAACAATGAAACCGGTGAGGAAGAGCTGATTGAGGCGGACGGCGTATTCATTACGATCGGGCATACGCCGAACACGGGCTTTCTTGGCGGTCAAATCGACACCGACGATCAAGGCTATATTATTGTGAAGCCCGGAACTGCCGAGACGAACATCCCAGGCGTCTTCGCCTGTGGCGACGTTCAGGATCGCCAGTATCGCCAAGCGATTACTGCTGCTGGCAGCGGCTGTATGGCAGCGCTCGACGCCGAGCGTTTCCTAGAAGCCCAGGCTCATGTGGCTTCGGTCCATGCTTAA